In Polaromonas sp. JS666, one genomic interval encodes:
- a CDS encoding polyprenyl synthetase family protein: MNAPEKLPLFTLSAWSAQQLETIEQALSRWVACPTDAPAPAGLGDAMRYAVLDGGKRLRPLLVMAACEAVNGNAEAALRSACAVELIHAYSLVHDDMPCMDNDVLRRGKPTVHVKFGEAQALLAGDALQALAFEFLTPDDGSVDAATQARLCRMLAQAAGFQGMAGGQAIDLASVGLPLTSGQLHEMHRLKTGALLQASVMMGTACGAAPPAAQHALREYGAAVGLAFQVVDDILDVTADSATLGKTAGKDAAQDKPTFVSLMGLQASKDYAQQLLGKALASLDASGLGNTHALHALADMLVNRHH; encoded by the coding sequence TTGAACGCCCCTGAAAAACTGCCTTTGTTCACGTTGAGCGCCTGGAGCGCCCAGCAGCTTGAGACTATCGAGCAGGCCTTGTCCCGTTGGGTCGCTTGCCCGACCGATGCGCCCGCACCCGCGGGCCTGGGCGATGCCATGCGTTATGCCGTGCTCGACGGCGGCAAGCGCCTGCGCCCGCTGCTGGTGATGGCGGCCTGCGAAGCCGTGAACGGCAACGCAGAGGCCGCGCTGCGCTCGGCCTGCGCGGTGGAGCTGATTCACGCGTACTCGCTGGTGCATGATGACATGCCGTGCATGGACAACGACGTGCTGCGCCGTGGCAAACCGACGGTGCACGTCAAGTTCGGCGAGGCGCAGGCGCTGCTTGCGGGTGACGCCCTGCAAGCCCTGGCCTTTGAATTCCTCACACCCGACGATGGCTCGGTGGATGCCGCCACGCAGGCACGCCTGTGCCGCATGCTGGCGCAGGCCGCGGGCTTTCAGGGCATGGCCGGCGGCCAGGCGATAGACCTGGCCAGTGTGGGCCTGCCCCTGACGTCCGGGCAACTGCATGAAATGCACCGCCTCAAAACCGGCGCATTGCTGCAGGCCAGCGTGATGATGGGCACGGCCTGCGGCGCCGCGCCGCCGGCCGCCCAGCACGCCCTGCGCGAGTACGGCGCGGCGGTCGGCCTCGCATTCCAGGTGGTGGATGACATCCTGGATGTCACCGCGGATTCGGCCACGCTGGGTAAAACAGCCGGCAAGGACGCGGCCCAGGACAAGCCCACGTTTGTATCGCTGATGGGACTGCAAGCATCCAAAGACTACGCGCAGCAACTGCTGGGCAAGGCACTGGCCAGTCTTGACGCCAGCGGGCTTGGCAACACCCATGCCTTGCATGCGTTGGCCGACATGCTGGTCAATCGCCACCACTAG
- the dxs gene encoding 1-deoxy-D-xylulose-5-phosphate synthase, whose product MYPLLETINSPADLRRLPRAQLKALADELRAFVLDSVSKTGGHLSSNLGTVELTVALHYVFNTPEDRLVWDVGHQTYPHKILTGRRDRMGSLRQFGGLSGFPRRDESPYDTFGTAHSSTSISAALGMALAAHQQGEDRHAVAIIGDGAMSAGMAFEALNNAGVHDDCKLLVVLNDNDMSISPPVGALNRYLAQLMSGRFYASAKNVGKQVLRVAPPLLELAKRLEAHAKGMVVPATLFENFGFNYIGPIDGHDLESLIPTLENIKHLKGPQFLHVVTKKGQGYKLAEADPVAYHGPGKFDPAMGLQKSSAPAKRTFTQVFGQWLCDMAEQDKRLVGITPAMREGSGMVEFHKRFPGRYHDVGIAEQHAVTFAAGMACEGLKPVVAIYSTFLQRGYDQLIHDVALQNLPVVFALDRAGLVGADGATHAGAYDIPFLRCIPNMSVACPADENECRKLLSSAFEQNHPVAVRYPRGAGAGVEPEPGLQPLPFGKGEIRREGSGVAILAFGTLLYPALQAAEKLGVTVVNMRWAKPLDTELLLKVAASHEALVTLEEGAIMGGAGSAVGEALQAAGLGKPLLQLGLKDEFIEHGDPAKLLALQGLDAAGIEAAVMARFGSVLQPEKSGKPAKPALKSVA is encoded by the coding sequence ATGTACCCATTGCTCGAAACCATCAACAGCCCCGCAGACCTGCGCAGGCTGCCCCGCGCCCAGCTCAAGGCCCTGGCTGACGAGTTGCGAGCCTTCGTGCTCGACAGCGTTTCCAAGACTGGCGGGCATCTGAGCTCCAACCTTGGCACGGTGGAACTGACGGTGGCGCTGCACTATGTTTTCAACACGCCCGAGGATCGGCTGGTCTGGGATGTGGGCCACCAGACCTATCCGCACAAAATCCTCACGGGGCGGCGCGATCGCATGGGCAGCCTGCGCCAGTTCGGCGGTTTGTCGGGTTTTCCGCGCCGGGACGAAAGCCCGTACGACACCTTCGGCACCGCGCATTCCTCGACCTCGATTTCTGCCGCGCTGGGCATGGCGCTGGCGGCCCACCAGCAGGGGGAAGACCGCCATGCGGTCGCCATCATCGGTGACGGCGCGATGAGCGCAGGCATGGCCTTTGAAGCTCTGAACAACGCGGGCGTGCATGACGACTGCAAGTTGCTGGTGGTGCTCAACGACAACGACATGAGCATCAGCCCGCCCGTCGGGGCCCTGAACCGCTACCTGGCGCAATTGATGAGCGGCCGCTTTTATGCATCGGCTAAAAATGTCGGCAAGCAGGTGCTCAGGGTGGCGCCGCCGCTGCTTGAACTGGCCAAACGCCTGGAGGCGCATGCCAAGGGCATGGTGGTGCCCGCCACGCTGTTTGAAAATTTCGGATTCAATTACATCGGACCGATTGACGGCCATGATCTGGAGTCCCTGATTCCCACGCTGGAAAACATCAAGCACCTCAAGGGCCCGCAGTTTCTGCACGTCGTCACCAAGAAAGGCCAGGGGTACAAGCTGGCCGAAGCCGACCCGGTGGCCTACCACGGCCCCGGCAAGTTTGACCCGGCCATGGGTCTGCAAAAATCCAGCGCGCCTGCCAAGCGAACCTTCACCCAGGTGTTTGGCCAGTGGTTGTGCGACATGGCGGAGCAGGACAAGCGCCTGGTCGGCATTACGCCCGCCATGCGGGAGGGCTCGGGCATGGTCGAGTTTCACAAGCGCTTTCCGGGCCGCTACCACGACGTGGGCATTGCCGAGCAGCATGCGGTCACCTTTGCCGCCGGCATGGCCTGCGAAGGGCTCAAGCCCGTGGTGGCGATTTACTCGACCTTTTTGCAGCGCGGCTATGACCAGCTGATTCACGATGTGGCGCTGCAAAACCTGCCGGTGGTGTTTGCGCTTGACCGCGCCGGCCTGGTCGGCGCCGACGGCGCCACGCATGCGGGCGCCTACGACATTCCGTTTTTGCGCTGCATTCCCAACATGAGCGTGGCCTGCCCGGCCGATGAGAACGAGTGCCGCAAACTGCTGAGTTCGGCGTTTGAGCAGAACCATCCGGTGGCCGTGCGCTATCCGCGCGGTGCGGGCGCCGGCGTCGAGCCTGAGCCGGGCCTGCAGCCGCTGCCCTTTGGCAAGGGCGAGATTCGCCGCGAAGGTTCAGGCGTCGCGATCCTGGCGTTTGGCACGCTGCTGTACCCGGCTCTGCAGGCGGCCGAGAAGCTGGGTGTCACCGTGGTCAACATGCGATGGGCCAAACCGCTGGACACCGAATTGCTGCTCAAGGTGGCGGCCAGCCATGAGGCACTGGTCACGCTGGAAGAGGGCGCCATCATGGGCGGTGCCGGCAGTGCCGTGGGCGAAGCGCTGCAGGCCGCCGGCCTCGGCAAGCCGCTGTTGCAGCTGGGCCTGAAGGACGAATTCATCGAGCATGGCGACCCCGCCAAGCTGCTGGCGCTGCAAGGCCTGGACGCGGCCGGTATTGAGGCCGCCGTCATGGCGCGGTTTGGGTCTGTGCTGCAGCCTGAAAAGTCCGGCAAGCCTGCCAAGCCGGCACTCAAGTCGGTCGCCTGA